A region of the Arachis hypogaea cultivar Tifrunner chromosome 15, arahy.Tifrunner.gnm2.J5K5, whole genome shotgun sequence genome:
aaaaaaaaaaagaagccttTTGTGAGCAATATAACAAATCGAACCATTTGGGAATTGAGTTTCTTTTCTTTCATAGCATGTGACATAATTAAGCATCCCTAACATGGTACTGTTGAAATCAAAGCACAAAAACGAGAAATCTTAACATGcaaacaagaattaaacaaaaaaaaaaaagaaaaaagaaaaagaaagacgaAATTTCGCATGGATTGAACCTGAATGGATGATTTGTGGGATGATCCATTTTGCTCAGATCGTGAGGAACAAGACACAGAGAGGGTTCTATGTGGATTAATCAAGCCTAAGCCTTTGTACATCGGTGAACGCGGTTCCTTCACGGAAACAAGATTGAATAATTTGGGTTTAGAAGAAGCTGATTCAGCAGTCGTACTAGCAGCTCTGTGTAGAGAGAACAAGGTGGCGGATGATTTTGTAGTAGAAAACATGTTTCAAGAGaatagttttattattattttagttgatATTCTGAAACTGCATCCAACCTTAGCTTAATCTTGGAATATTATTATAGAGGATGAAGAATTATTCTACGAGGTTCTATATGTTAGTCGTTGCGTACAGGCATTTCCAACTTGCATGTTAATCTTATTTTGTATCTGCAATCTACATGATAATGCCATGATGGTGGTTTTACGCTTTTAGCAATTAGCATGAGGCTTACTTTCTGATACGGTTGAAggatttatttttgctttttggtttcaCCCCaggaaaataaaaatttgtagAATGCACCTCAaatcttcaagtttttcttttttagaatACAATGTCGATAAGTTTTAAAATGCCTACTTTGTGACTGGTTTTTATATAGAAAATTTAAGTCTACTCTGATActggttttttattattttttgtcaaaatttttattaattttatttctttagtttagtaatataataatatttggtctacatttttaaatattgttgattatttactggttgaaaataataaatttcttttagtattttttaattatatttcaattattactaaaatttggtttttttgtgtgctattgaaattttaaatactctattttaattagatttaattattttattagtctttataattttattaaatttataattaaatttttatatttttttaattgagttcttacattatttttaaaaaattggtaattactatttttttaaaaagatacaaaaatatataatataaaaaattatgaaagaattaagaaaaagggaaaaaaacataACACAACCTGGACCAATCAGTGTCAGAGTCCAATAAGGCAATAAGTGATTTGTTTGTGAACCGAAAATTGCAAAAAGTCAAtgccaaaaatttttttttgcataaaagTAATTCAACAAAATACATATGAATTTCCGCTAATTTTAAAATGACCCAAATCTATGAGCACATTATAGTTATGTTGATTGTTGAAGACCTGATCCACCGTTTACAAGTAAAAAGACCTAATTAGGCTTTGCTTTGATATCCATCTTCTTGCCAAAAATGGTCAATGGAAGCTTTCTAATGCTACAAGGATAATGGAAAATCCTACTCTTGGCATCTTCATATGCTAAAAGCCTAAAAGTAAAACTCACCTATCATAATGACTTATCCACGTGTCATCGATGCTTTGTTATAATCATCATCCACTGGATgtttgtgcttccatattttaaATTAGAGCGTGCCCCACACGGAGATTAATaatttactaatatatatatatatatatatatatatatatatatatatatatatatatatatatatatatatatatatatatatatatatatatgtggtttagtttggataaataatttaatttaaatttttttaaaaaaatttaaataataaatatttatttataaataaattatttatatttaattttttaattttaaaaaagtatttatttaaaaaaataataaaaaaaattttattataaaaaaagttattttttttatttttttataaacacttaaatatttttttaaaagttataatttgatttcgaaaattatatcaaatattaattctataaatttttatgagttaaaagttaaaaaaaaaggtaTTTATTAACCTAGatatatctatttttattattagaattttattataaaGTAATAacttatttgtaatttttttattatattaaataaatattaaaaatatcttaaaagatatttatctttaagttttaattttaaaaaaattatttaactttgaatatgtaattatttgtttgaataatattttaattcttagttggcaattttaaagaaaattaaattacaattaattatagttttttttaaagAAGAATCAAGCTCAACACATGTATTAGAGTATACATAGATACATTACATGAAACTTAGTAACTCCTATGTCATCTCcgacatagccatcaacaacacgAGTTAACTTTTGCACCACTCTCTAGAGCAACAAAACGACCTTGTCACACAGTCTATCACATCTGTTGTCTTATTCTGAAAAATAAGTTCATTTCTACACAACCAGATATTCCATATAATTGAGAAGAACTCAACTAACCATGTTTTCGCAAGTCTTTTCTCAAAGGCATAGTCCTCCCGCTCTTAAAGTGTTCTTTTATGGAACTTGGGATGCTCCAAACATGACCCACATGATTAATCCAtgcgcaccacacctgccaagcatACTCACACGTAACAAACAGATGTTGTACAGATTCAATTTTCTTGCTACGCATAACGCAGACATTATCACTTGGTTCAATGATGCCCAATCTGCTAAGCCGATCCTTTGTATTGACTCGACCTACAAGGACAAACCAAGTAAACAACTCTATCCGAGGGGGAACCAGTCCTTTCCAGATTTCATTTGTGAACTTATAGATAAGGATATCGTCCGTCAGGGTCTGTTCCTGcaaaacctgcacaaatgagttagtactATAAATTCCTTCCTTATCAAATTTCTACACCACTCTATCTTGTGTGTCAGCTATCAATCTCACAGCTTGCAAGATATCAAGCATTTGGTTCAAACTGTCAATCTCTCATTGACGGAGTTCCCTCCTCCATAGGAAATTCTATACCCACTCAATCCCATCCCAAAATCCACAGTCCGCAATTATGGATACTTTGTTATCTGAAATCAAGTAGAGTCTCGGAAAGGAGTCTTGCAGTTTTTCCGACTATAGCCAAGTATCTTTCCAAAATCTTGTTAATCTACCATCTCCGACTTCCATAGCCAACCCGTCAATCATCTTTTGTCTGACCTGTTACTCTTTTATTTGCAAGTGACATATATCTCTCCACGGGCCCCCTTTTGCTGGTATCTCTTGAGTAGACAATAATTGTCTGGGATTCAGATTATTGCAGGAGCACACTACCTTCTTCCACAAAGGACACTCTTCCTTCGAGaatctccaccaccacttaaacaataaTGCAGTATTCTGAATCATCGCATTTCCCACACCGAGTCCTCCTAGTTTCTTCGGCGCTTGTATCATTTTCCATTTTACAAGAGCCAGTCCAGGTCGTCCATCGTCCTTCCCCCAAAAGAATCTCCTTtgtaaagaaattatttttttggctACCGCGATTGACATTTTATACAAACTCAAATAGTATGTCGGCAGATTATTAATTACGGACTTGATGAGCACCAACTTTCCTACTTTACTGAGTACCTTTGCTTTTCACAGACTTAATTTCTCCTCTACCTTATCTATTACTGGCTTCCATGTTTTTACAAGCCTCGGGTTTGCTCCTAGATTAATCCCCAGATACTTCACTGGTAGATTCGCCGCTTGGCATCCTAATAATTGGCACATCTGACCAACCCACTTATGACTGCAGTTTACTGGTATCAAACTAGACTTGTCGAAGTTAATGCTCAACCCAAACATGACTTCAAAACACCTCAGGAGTCTCTTGTAATTTCTCACTGTCTCCTCCTCCAGTGGACAAAACAATATAGTGTCATCAGCAAACTGGAGATGTGATAACTCTATATTATCCCTACCGACTAAGAGGGGTGATATTCCTGTTTCTTACCGCCTCCCCGATCATCCTATTCAGCACATCTACAACCAGGACGAATAGATATGGTGATAACGGATTGCCTTGCCGAAGCCCCCTTTCCATCTTGAACGGTTTAGACGGTGTCCCATTAACCATTATGGATATAGAAGCTGTTCTAATGCATTCTGTAATCCATGCCCTCCATCTTCTCCCAAATCCCATCTTTTCCAGCACAATATCAACGAAATTCCATTCGACTCTATCATAAGCTTTGTGGAAGTCTAATTTGATGATTGCTTATGCCTTCTTCTTCAGTTTTAGCCATTGTACAGTTTCACATGCTATTAACGCTCCATCATGTATCCTCCTACCCTTAACAAATGCACTCTGTGATTCTCCAACTAACTCTGGCATTACGCTCCTCATTCTTCTTGTCAACACTTTTGATATGACCTTATACACACATCCCACCATACTGATCAGTCTAAGGTCCTTTATCTCCTTCGCACCCACAAACTTTGGAGCCAACGCTACCCACGTAACATTGGAATCTGCTGGTAGCTTTTCTGTCATAAAAAAGCTCATCACATGTTTCGTAAAATCCGCTCCAATCTCCTCCCAGcatctttttataaaattcatattatatCCATCATTACCTGGAGCCTTCGATGATTCGCAGTTCCATACTGCCTCCTTCACTTCCTCCACCATCGATAATACCTCTAGTGCTTGAGCTTCCTCTTCCTCTAAGCAATTAACTAAACCGTCTCAGACACTAATAGTTGGCGACTCGTCCTGGTGGTATAAATTCCTGTAGAAATCTCTAGTGGCAACCTTAATTCTTGCAAGATTCCTTACCAACCTACCATTAATTACTAATGAGTCAATCTGGTTATTCCTTCTCCTTGCTGATGCAATATTGTGGAAGTACCTGGTATTCCTGTCCATCTCCTTGGCATGTCGAGATCTAGACATTTGCTTCCAGTGTATATCCTGCCTCTCATACCATACCTCGCAACACCTTACCAGCGCCTTCCTTCTTGCTTCTACTGTACCATCATAAACTCCGTTGCTCACCAGATCATCTACTTTCTTGATCTCCTCCTCATACTTTTGTATCTTCTCCTGTATATTCTCAAAGTGCTGCTTGTGCCATCTACCTAGTGGTGTTGTCAGCGCCTTCAATTTATCCAGAAGCTGTACGTCACCCAAACCCCACCATTCTTCCTTCATCATCCTTAGGAAGCCTTCATGCGTGAACCACGCGTCTAAACTGCGAAACGGTCTTGGTCCCTGAGCTATTCTTCTGTCTTCCACAATCAAAGGACAATGATCTGAAAGACCTCTCGGACCCACTCTTAAACGAGTATTCGGGTACGCATCCAGCCATTCCAAGTTAACCAGGCACCTATCAATACAACTGCAGGACTAACCTCTAAACCATGTGTACTTTCGATCATTAATTGACAAGTCCACCAACTCCATGTCATTGATCCATGCTCTAAAGTCCTCAGCAGAAGCTGATAAGTTAGTCGCCCCTTTTCTTTCCTCTATATGCACAATTTCATTGAAGTCTCCCATGTAGCAGAATGGGATTTGACACAATCCTGTAATATAGCTTAATTCCTCCCACGTTAAGAGTTTTTCATCTCTCACATGCGGACCATACACCTAA
Encoded here:
- the LOC112748320 gene encoding uncharacterized protein; translation: MAVESGAIPCSDEEDIMVILQKQNEAIVMKRRQSKRKEKFRRSCPKCQKQVCNKFVNDFKLCLVNLEWLDAYPNTRLRVGPRGLSDHCPLIVEDRRIAQGPRPFRSLDAWFTHEGFLRMMKEEWWGLGDVQLLDKLKALTTPLGRWHKQHFENIQEKIQKYEEEIKKVDDLVSNGVYDGTVEARRKALVRCCEVWYERQDIHWKQMSRSRHAKEMDRNTRYFHNIASARRRNNQIDSLVINGRLVRNLARIKVATRDFYRNLYHQDESPTISV